One window of Pseudacidobacterium ailaaui genomic DNA carries:
- a CDS encoding cbb3-type cytochrome c oxidase subunit I gives MSSSQSSQLIAVRLVRAHAIAAFFGLVVSALFGLAVSVKFHVPGFLGGHGWDTWGRLRYDHTQGILYAWLGNAFLAFLYYAAPLLTRRPITSVRLGWTIFWLWNLAAVCGGWSLVLAGQGQPLEWAEFPLAVAAVIELCLLLLVVQFGLPFWKCDASELYVSGWYFLGGLTFTALAYPVGNILPHLLPGAMGAAFSGLWIHDAVGVFVTPLATAIAYFVIPAVTRKPIYSHFYSMIGFWLLFLVYPLNGIHHYVYSSLPMGAQHASEVASIYQGIDVILVVTNLLLSLVIAKDGAVARDIPLRFVWTSVVLYLVVSIQGSIQAVMAFNSYIHFTDWVIGHSHLAMIGFASFAAMGGLAHVWQRVPGVRLNQRALAWSYWLLVIGLGLMVLDLTAAGLVQADLWRQHLPWMESVRTSRSYWVFRSFDGGLLLAGFVLFGASFFSGERSKEAAPGWTAPEYGSPGTQRADIWIRLANGATFGAGLVFFVLSFLALGVFPAIRLHRKIVETTPSGVRVGLSAEEKHGEVLYGENGCAYCHTEQVRFTPADRWRFGRPTEAWETQEEYPQMWGTRRIGPDLARESGKRTKDWQLVHLYDPRYVVPDSVMPGYPWLFQGGPDRPTKDALDLIAYVESLGRAAAQAAKDERAAPAAGNASVAWMPMQVHDDTRNFPAEELEEGRAVYLANCSGCHGADGRADSPGGRALRPVAFNLRGFLLKPETVWSALQNGVPGTAMPAWNDLPPAQFKAVGEYVQTLARVSDLPADELWASTEVLMEAGKRIFETHCVRCHGESGGGDGPDAAQFLPRPANFHEMLPSYDGGARAIHEGVPGSGMPAWPLLTPAEIQAVTYYIRSLYQGPSPSAPATVKGVTHAQMGMEMEP, from the coding sequence ATGAGCAGCAGCCAGAGCAGTCAACTGATTGCCGTCAGGCTGGTCCGGGCCCATGCAATCGCGGCTTTTTTCGGGCTCGTGGTCTCGGCCCTGTTTGGCCTGGCAGTATCGGTCAAATTCCACGTACCTGGGTTCCTGGGTGGTCATGGCTGGGACACCTGGGGGCGGCTCCGCTATGACCACACGCAGGGGATCCTTTACGCCTGGCTGGGGAACGCTTTTCTCGCATTTCTTTACTATGCGGCCCCGTTGTTGACCCGAAGGCCGATCACCAGCGTACGGCTGGGGTGGACGATTTTCTGGCTGTGGAACCTGGCCGCTGTATGTGGAGGATGGAGTCTGGTGTTGGCCGGACAGGGCCAGCCACTGGAATGGGCCGAATTTCCACTGGCGGTCGCGGCCGTGATCGAGCTGTGTCTGTTACTGCTGGTGGTCCAGTTCGGGCTGCCGTTCTGGAAGTGCGATGCCTCGGAACTCTATGTTTCCGGATGGTATTTCCTGGGCGGGCTGACTTTTACTGCGCTGGCGTATCCGGTAGGCAATATCCTGCCGCATCTGTTGCCTGGCGCGATGGGCGCAGCGTTCAGCGGACTCTGGATCCACGATGCCGTGGGGGTCTTTGTGACTCCTCTGGCGACAGCCATTGCATACTTTGTAATTCCAGCGGTGACCCGCAAGCCCATCTACAGCCATTTCTACTCGATGATTGGTTTCTGGCTGCTGTTTCTGGTTTATCCGCTGAACGGCATCCATCATTATGTTTACTCCTCGCTGCCGATGGGGGCACAACATGCTTCAGAAGTGGCATCCATCTATCAGGGCATTGATGTCATTCTGGTGGTCACCAACCTTCTGCTTTCCCTTGTGATTGCGAAGGACGGGGCGGTGGCGCGGGACATCCCTCTGCGTTTTGTGTGGACCAGCGTGGTGCTTTATCTGGTGGTGAGCATCCAGGGGTCCATCCAGGCGGTGATGGCGTTCAACAGCTATATTCATTTCACCGACTGGGTCATTGGTCATTCACATCTGGCCATGATTGGCTTTGCCTCCTTTGCTGCGATGGGCGGGCTGGCCCATGTATGGCAGAGGGTCCCCGGGGTGCGTCTCAACCAGCGCGCGCTGGCATGGTCATACTGGCTGCTGGTGATTGGGTTGGGACTAATGGTGCTGGACCTGACCGCAGCCGGTCTGGTCCAGGCCGATCTATGGCGCCAGCATCTGCCCTGGATGGAGTCGGTGCGCACCTCCCGGAGCTACTGGGTCTTCCGAAGCTTTGATGGGGGCCTGTTGCTTGCTGGCTTCGTCCTGTTTGGTGCAAGCTTCTTCAGCGGAGAGCGCAGCAAAGAGGCTGCTCCAGGCTGGACCGCGCCTGAGTACGGAAGTCCGGGCACGCAGAGGGCCGACATCTGGATCCGCCTGGCGAATGGGGCGACCTTTGGTGCTGGTCTGGTCTTCTTCGTCCTTTCCTTTCTTGCGCTCGGGGTCTTTCCGGCCATACGGTTACACCGAAAAATCGTCGAGACAACACCCTCCGGAGTGCGCGTTGGCCTGTCGGCCGAGGAAAAGCACGGCGAGGTCCTTTATGGCGAGAATGGTTGCGCCTATTGTCATACCGAGCAGGTGCGCTTTACGCCCGCCGACCGCTGGCGCTTTGGCCGACCGACGGAAGCATGGGAGACGCAAGAGGAGTATCCGCAGATGTGGGGCACGCGACGGATCGGGCCGGACCTCGCGCGTGAATCCGGAAAGCGTACAAAGGACTGGCAACTGGTCCATCTTTATGATCCGCGCTACGTAGTCCCCGATTCTGTGATGCCAGGGTATCCGTGGCTCTTCCAGGGTGGTCCGGACCGGCCTACCAAGGATGCTCTTGACCTGATTGCTTATGTGGAGTCGCTCGGGCGAGCAGCAGCACAAGCCGCAAAGGACGAGAGGGCCGCTCCTGCTGCCGGCAACGCAAGTGTTGCATGGATGCCGATGCAAGTGCATGACGATACCCGGAATTTTCCCGCAGAAGAACTGGAGGAGGGCCGGGCCGTGTATCTGGCAAACTGCTCAGGCTGTCATGGAGCGGATGGACGTGCCGATTCTCCCGGCGGGCGCGCCTTGCGTCCTGTGGCATTCAATTTGAGGGGTTTTCTGTTAAAGCCAGAAACCGTCTGGAGCGCTCTGCAGAATGGCGTGCCAGGTACGGCCATGCCGGCATGGAACGATCTGCCCCCGGCGCAGTTCAAGGCTGTTGGCGAATATGTGCAGACACTGGCCCGTGTTTCGGATTTGCCTGCGGACGAGCTCTGGGCCTCAACCGAGGTCCTGATGGAAGCAGGCAAGCGCATTTTTGAGACCCACTGTGTACGTTGTCACGGTGAGTCCGGAGGAGGGGACGGCCCGGATGCAGCCCAATTTCTTCCCCGGCCTGCAAACTTTCACGAGATGTTGCCTTCCTATGACGGAGGAGCGCGGGCGATCCATGAAGGAGTGCCGGGCAGCGGGATGCCGGCGTGGCCGCTGCTGACCCCGGCCGAGATCCAGGCGGTGACCTACTACATTCGCTCGCTGTATCAGGGACCCAGTCCGTCTGCGCCGGCAACTGTGAAAGGCGTCACGCACGCTCAGATGGGAATGGAGATGGAGCCATGA
- a CDS encoding TonB-dependent receptor domain-containing protein produces the protein MQRLIHQGARLCMAHTALLLCVLFLQFCTVRTLHAQANAGITGTVTDSTGAVIAGAQITITNQSTGVQNHAVTSSSGTYTVTGLIPGAYSVEVNAGGFKTFRINNINVEVSTTATINATLATGETSETVEVTANPIALNTTSPQLGSTIEPTVVKALPVEVSGRGRQVDQLQFLAPGVTGNTFSHRVNGGVDFEQEIVYNGVPAPQPETEGYTTNFNPPYEMVQEFRVERSTFSAQFGLGQGALTYQMASGTNRYHGDLFEINRNSLFDSVGFFNEKAQGGNGQVPVDHENNYGFTVGGPIWIPKVYDGHNRTFGHYSQEWYKQNNENTGISTVPSALEKTGDFTDFVDGGTGQQIPIFDPTTGKQFMGLKNGVPTPNVIPSNRISGNSQSLLQYLPNPDRPGTGIGGLDSNKSYAPFINPHIQHVWGFTIDQVLTPTQGLHYSQWRNSFSNYSFDYSPFVIAPNPLNSMKFEPALGSGFLLTYNNTVTPNLVMTAGFGWIGEINNQFNITKYSFPAIAEGVIPPNITFDGQHAPTSWGTSGAWLQSINRKLGLALVNNWLWTKGRNTFNIGGEWRRSYQDDNEEQTAGGHFAFSHLETADPNNLDTTGSSFASYLLGLPDSANRSNSQELRLRNMDLSPYIQDDIKLTPKLTLNLGLRWDIQVPFTEMHNNVVFFDPNNPRTNPAAGGLPGALTKFGNCTGCAGYDRAYIHWGHFGPRLGMAYQINDKTVLQAGYSVAFLNGGAYEYGTSKVAVNYGNLLVGSFAQSSTGTNVSAYGSWDTRTMPNPGPTPFSPTLGIGGVQIDAFSSTDGFAPYSQQWNVNVQRELPYDIFLTAAWVGNREIHLPSQLNSINQLDPKYFALGNDLNLSFADGSAQAKGYQMPYPNFANDFGSAATVAQALVPYPQYGFIFNNFEGYGTAYYQSAQLQVEKRFTHGLAFLAGYTIAREYNNTSSGFTSFISNALNKYNQKLEWAPTSGAPPQTLKVSGTYELPIGPGKRFFNNKGVTGQILGGWQVGWITDYESGTPFGVYQNLSFPYPNGGGERPNRNPAVKLSTASYNRERDYFLGKISSAQIFNPSAFTAAPLFTLGNSIRNYNELRNPAYYNEDANVRKHFYFGERFQGILQVDYFNLFNRVQFNGPDNNISDGTFGLAQNAGQNNSNRQGQVMFRLEF, from the coding sequence ATGCAACGCCTTATCCATCAAGGTGCGCGCCTGTGTATGGCGCATACCGCGCTTCTTCTGTGTGTGCTGTTCCTGCAGTTCTGCACCGTACGGACCCTTCACGCACAGGCAAACGCCGGAATTACCGGCACCGTCACGGATTCGACCGGCGCCGTGATTGCGGGTGCCCAGATCACGATTACCAACCAATCCACTGGAGTGCAAAACCACGCTGTGACCAGTAGCTCGGGGACCTATACGGTCACGGGCCTGATCCCGGGCGCATATTCGGTTGAGGTGAATGCAGGGGGGTTTAAAACCTTCAGGATCAACAATATCAACGTGGAAGTCAGCACTACGGCCACCATCAACGCGACGCTGGCCACCGGAGAAACGTCAGAAACGGTGGAAGTCACGGCGAATCCGATTGCCCTGAACACGACCTCGCCCCAGCTTGGATCCACGATTGAGCCGACTGTGGTCAAGGCCCTGCCGGTCGAGGTCTCAGGCCGCGGACGTCAGGTAGACCAGCTGCAGTTTCTTGCCCCTGGTGTTACCGGCAACACCTTCTCGCACCGTGTGAATGGCGGCGTGGATTTCGAGCAGGAGATTGTCTACAACGGTGTTCCTGCGCCCCAGCCGGAGACCGAAGGATATACAACCAACTTCAATCCACCGTACGAAATGGTGCAGGAGTTCCGGGTCGAACGGTCCACTTTTTCCGCACAGTTCGGTTTAGGGCAAGGGGCGCTGACCTATCAGATGGCCTCGGGAACGAACCGGTATCATGGTGATCTGTTTGAGATCAACCGCAACAGCTTGTTTGACTCAGTCGGTTTCTTTAACGAAAAGGCGCAGGGCGGCAATGGCCAGGTCCCGGTGGACCATGAAAATAACTATGGTTTCACCGTAGGCGGTCCCATCTGGATCCCGAAGGTCTACGACGGCCATAACCGCACGTTTGGGCATTACAGCCAGGAATGGTACAAGCAGAACAACGAAAACACGGGAATCTCCACCGTTCCCAGCGCGCTTGAAAAGACCGGCGATTTCACGGATTTTGTAGACGGCGGCACGGGCCAGCAGATTCCGATTTTTGATCCGACGACGGGCAAGCAGTTTATGGGGCTGAAGAACGGAGTTCCAACGCCCAACGTGATTCCTTCCAACAGGATCAGCGGCAATTCGCAGTCCTTGCTGCAATACCTGCCTAACCCAGACCGTCCGGGTACGGGAATTGGCGGCCTGGACAGCAACAAAAGCTATGCCCCGTTCATCAACCCACATATTCAGCATGTTTGGGGATTCACAATCGACCAGGTCCTGACTCCGACGCAGGGACTGCACTACAGTCAATGGCGGAACAGCTTCAGCAATTACAGCTTTGATTACAGCCCGTTTGTGATTGCTCCGAATCCGCTGAACAGCATGAAGTTTGAGCCAGCACTAGGCAGCGGATTCCTGCTGACCTACAACAACACGGTCACACCCAATCTCGTCATGACGGCGGGCTTTGGGTGGATTGGCGAGATCAACAACCAGTTCAACATCACCAAGTACAGCTTTCCTGCGATTGCCGAGGGGGTGATTCCGCCCAATATCACCTTTGACGGACAGCATGCACCAACGAGCTGGGGTACCAGCGGCGCATGGCTGCAGTCGATTAACCGCAAGCTGGGACTGGCCCTGGTCAACAACTGGTTGTGGACCAAAGGCCGCAACACATTTAACATCGGCGGCGAATGGCGGCGTTCCTACCAGGACGACAACGAAGAGCAAACAGCAGGCGGACACTTTGCCTTCAGCCATCTGGAGACGGCCGATCCGAACAACCTGGACACGACGGGCAGCTCGTTTGCCAGCTACCTGCTGGGTCTGCCGGACTCGGCCAATCGCAGCAACTCGCAAGAGCTGCGTCTGCGCAACATGGACCTGTCGCCCTACATTCAGGACGACATCAAACTGACTCCAAAGCTGACGTTGAACCTCGGACTGCGTTGGGACATTCAGGTGCCGTTCACCGAAATGCATAACAATGTGGTCTTCTTTGATCCGAACAATCCGCGCACCAATCCGGCAGCAGGCGGACTTCCGGGTGCTTTGACAAAATTTGGGAACTGCACCGGGTGCGCCGGCTATGACCGTGCCTATATTCACTGGGGACATTTCGGGCCGCGGCTAGGCATGGCTTACCAGATCAACGACAAAACCGTGCTGCAGGCAGGCTACAGCGTTGCCTTCCTGAACGGCGGCGCGTATGAATACGGGACCAGCAAGGTGGCGGTGAACTATGGGAACCTCCTGGTAGGGTCCTTCGCCCAGAGTTCGACCGGGACCAATGTTTCCGCATACGGCAGCTGGGACACCCGCACGATGCCGAATCCCGGGCCGACGCCTTTCAGCCCCACGCTCGGCATTGGAGGTGTGCAGATTGATGCCTTCAGCTCGACAGACGGCTTTGCTCCCTACAGCCAGCAGTGGAACGTCAATGTGCAGCGCGAACTGCCTTATGACATCTTTCTGACCGCGGCCTGGGTAGGCAACCGGGAAATCCATTTGCCCAGCCAGTTGAATTCCATCAACCAGCTGGATCCGAAATACTTTGCTCTGGGTAATGATCTAAACCTGAGTTTCGCCGATGGTTCAGCACAGGCCAAGGGCTATCAGATGCCTTATCCGAATTTTGCCAATGATTTTGGCTCGGCGGCGACGGTAGCGCAGGCCCTGGTGCCGTATCCACAATATGGATTCATCTTCAACAACTTTGAAGGCTATGGCACAGCGTATTACCAGAGCGCGCAGCTCCAGGTGGAAAAGCGGTTCACGCATGGGCTTGCATTCCTGGCTGGATATACGATTGCGCGTGAATACAACAACACGAGCAGCGGGTTCACCAGCTTTATTTCGAATGCGCTGAACAAATACAACCAGAAACTGGAGTGGGCGCCCACCAGTGGTGCGCCTCCGCAGACCCTGAAAGTCAGCGGTACCTATGAGCTGCCGATTGGTCCCGGCAAGCGTTTCTTCAACAACAAGGGAGTGACCGGACAGATCCTGGGTGGCTGGCAGGTGGGCTGGATCACGGATTATGAGTCAGGCACTCCGTTTGGTGTATACCAGAACCTGTCCTTCCCCTATCCAAACGGGGGTGGGGAACGCCCGAACAGGAACCCTGCCGTAAAGCTCAGCACGGCTTCCTACAACCGCGAGAGAGACTACTTCCTGGGCAAGATCAGTTCCGCCCAGATCTTCAACCCGAGCGCCTTTACTGCCGCTCCGCTGTTTACGCTGGGCAACTCCATACGGAACTATAACGAACTCCGCAACCCCGCCTACTATAACGAAGATGCCAACGTCCGGAAGCACTTTTACTTTGGCGAGCGCTTCCAGGGCATCCTGCAGGTGGACTACTTCAACCTGTTCAACCGCGTGCAATTTAATGGGCCAGACAACAACATCAGTGATGGCACATTCGGGCTGGCGCAAAATGCGGGCCAGAACAATAGCAACCGGCAAGGACAGGTGATGTTCCGGCTGGAGTTTTAA
- a CDS encoding tetratricopeptide repeat protein yields MNPRKSVVLLFFCCLLLAARFCCAQTAEEEVTPQVQSLYEQAKAAQQRGDNSTAIQKYRAMVKLAPHLAPAYNNLGMLYFNEGDYPHAVQALEQGLRLNPAMPTASALLGLSYAQMGEDSKAEPLLEAAVRANPNDDTATMALAHTLVNLKRLDDAIPYLRSYLDRHPKDQQAWYLLGKTYLQLSEDALGRINQIDPDSAMAHMVAGEIDESMKNYDGALVEYKKAIDLAPKQPGMHEHMGNVFWVTGKWESAQAEFRAELANNPGNCTVRWKLANAMLEANASPQEALTEVNQAIERCPGLMQAHVDRARALIKLGKPDEALADLLLAEKDSPDEPSIHFLLSSVYKAEGKTAEALQEIRTYGRLQRQASEAVAQQASDAISIKNSAH; encoded by the coding sequence ATGAATCCCCGGAAATCTGTGGTGCTTCTATTTTTCTGCTGTCTGCTTCTGGCGGCCCGCTTCTGCTGCGCGCAAACTGCGGAAGAGGAAGTGACGCCGCAGGTGCAATCGCTTTATGAACAGGCCAAAGCAGCGCAGCAGCGTGGAGACAATAGCACGGCGATCCAGAAATACCGCGCGATGGTGAAGCTGGCACCACATCTTGCGCCGGCCTACAACAATCTGGGGATGCTGTATTTCAATGAGGGCGATTATCCTCATGCGGTGCAGGCGCTGGAACAAGGGCTGAGACTCAACCCTGCGATGCCGACGGCCTCGGCGCTGCTGGGGCTGAGCTATGCACAGATGGGTGAAGACTCCAAGGCCGAGCCGCTGCTGGAAGCGGCAGTCCGCGCCAATCCAAACGACGATACGGCAACCATGGCGCTGGCGCACACGCTGGTCAATCTGAAGCGCCTGGATGATGCTATACCGTATTTAAGAAGCTATCTTGACCGCCATCCAAAAGACCAGCAGGCTTGGTATCTGCTGGGTAAGACCTATCTTCAGCTTTCAGAAGACGCTCTGGGACGCATCAACCAGATTGATCCCGACTCGGCCATGGCCCATATGGTTGCGGGTGAAATTGATGAGAGCATGAAGAACTACGATGGTGCACTTGTGGAATACAAGAAGGCCATCGACCTTGCTCCAAAACAGCCGGGGATGCATGAGCACATGGGGAATGTCTTTTGGGTGACGGGAAAGTGGGAGTCAGCACAGGCGGAGTTCCGGGCCGAACTGGCGAACAATCCAGGCAACTGCACCGTGCGCTGGAAGCTGGCCAATGCCATGCTGGAAGCGAATGCTTCCCCGCAGGAGGCCCTGACGGAAGTCAATCAGGCGATTGAGCGGTGCCCTGGCCTGATGCAGGCGCATGTGGACCGCGCGCGTGCGCTCATCAAGCTGGGCAAGCCAGACGAAGCACTTGCGGACCTGCTTCTGGCAGAAAAAGATTCTCCTGACGAGCCTTCCATCCACTTCCTTCTCTCTTCGGTATACAAGGCCGAGGGCAAGACTGCCGAGGCCCTGCAGGAGATACGTACCTACGGCCGCTTGCAGAGGCAGGCCAGCGAGGCCGTAGCGCAACAGGCAAGCGATGCAATTTCCATCAAAAACAGTGCACATTAG
- a CDS encoding CRTAC1 family protein, which translates to MGGVSTGAAAAPVYDAEHRPITAGGFVDHGPIVFRDITKESGLASWQHVVGTPEKKYIVESLGSGVALLDYDNDGWLDIYLVNGSTYDAMSGKAPPPHAALFHNNHDGTFTNVAERAGVTNDRWGVGVAVGDYDNDGWPDLYVTNVGKNRLYHNNHDGTFTDVAEKAGVALGTWSTSPTFGDYDGDGRLDLFVPGYTKYDFSNPPAPGATSVVSNTCQYRGVPVFCGPRGLKGEQDHLFHNNGDGTFTDVSVKAGVADAPGYYGLVSLFVDLNDDGRPDLLVANDSTPNYLYRNKGDGTFEDISFESGYAVNNDGRETASMGIAVGDSLNRGRLDILNTTFSDDYKVLYRNNGDFDFTDVSSEAGIAKATIPFLSWGDGLIDYDNDGWKDIFIASGHVYPQADQNDWGTSVAERPLLFRNLGNGKFELVPPVKGTGLADVIRARGAAFGDLFNDGKVDVVINNVDGPPTLLRNVSDDHHHWIECRLIGGPKGPRDAVGAVVYLTAGKIRQRGDVLSGGSFASSNDPRVHFGLGDADKIEDFEVRWPDGVREKLSPPEVDHISIIEEGKGILKVQK; encoded by the coding sequence ATGGGAGGCGTAAGCACAGGAGCTGCTGCTGCTCCGGTTTATGATGCCGAGCACCGGCCCATTACCGCAGGCGGGTTTGTAGACCACGGTCCGATTGTCTTTAGAGACATCACGAAAGAATCAGGGCTGGCGTCATGGCAGCATGTGGTTGGCACTCCGGAAAAGAAGTATATTGTCGAGTCGCTCGGCAGTGGTGTGGCGCTGCTCGATTATGACAACGATGGTTGGCTGGACATTTATCTGGTAAACGGCTCAACTTACGATGCAATGAGCGGAAAGGCGCCCCCGCCCCATGCTGCGCTCTTTCACAACAACCACGACGGAACGTTTACCAACGTTGCTGAGAGGGCCGGAGTCACGAATGATCGCTGGGGCGTCGGCGTAGCTGTGGGCGACTATGACAATGACGGCTGGCCGGACCTTTACGTCACCAACGTGGGCAAAAACCGTCTTTACCACAACAACCACGACGGCACATTTACCGACGTTGCAGAAAAGGCCGGAGTGGCCCTCGGTACATGGTCCACCAGCCCTACGTTTGGTGATTATGATGGCGACGGGCGGCTCGACCTCTTTGTTCCCGGATATACCAAATACGACTTCAGCAATCCACCCGCACCGGGTGCAACCTCCGTGGTCTCAAACACGTGTCAGTATCGCGGAGTACCAGTCTTCTGCGGTCCGCGCGGATTGAAGGGCGAGCAAGACCATCTGTTTCATAACAACGGAGATGGTACGTTCACCGACGTGAGTGTAAAGGCAGGTGTAGCCGATGCACCGGGATATTACGGTCTGGTCTCGCTCTTTGTCGATCTGAATGATGACGGCAGGCCCGATCTCTTAGTGGCCAACGACTCTACTCCGAACTATCTGTATCGCAACAAAGGCGACGGCACATTTGAGGACATCAGTTTTGAATCAGGCTACGCTGTGAACAATGATGGCCGGGAAACTGCCAGCATGGGCATTGCAGTCGGCGATTCTCTGAATCGCGGACGACTCGACATTCTGAACACGACCTTTTCCGATGACTACAAGGTGCTGTATCGAAACAATGGTGATTTTGATTTTACGGATGTCAGCAGTGAGGCGGGCATCGCAAAGGCCACCATACCGTTTCTAAGCTGGGGCGATGGCTTGATTGACTATGATAACGACGGATGGAAGGACATCTTTATCGCCAGTGGCCATGTTTATCCGCAGGCCGACCAGAACGACTGGGGTACCAGCGTGGCCGAGCGGCCGTTGCTCTTCAGGAACCTGGGCAATGGAAAGTTCGAGCTTGTTCCGCCTGTCAAAGGTACAGGACTCGCCGATGTCATTCGCGCCCGGGGCGCCGCTTTCGGGGACCTCTTCAATGATGGCAAGGTGGATGTTGTCATCAATAATGTAGATGGTCCGCCGACGCTGCTGCGCAATGTAAGCGACGACCACCATCACTGGATAGAATGCAGGCTTATTGGAGGGCCGAAGGGTCCGCGCGATGCGGTGGGAGCTGTGGTTTACCTTACAGCAGGAAAGATCAGGCAGCGAGGAGATGTTCTGAGCGGAGGCAGCTTCGCCTCATCGAATGATCCGCGTGTCCACTTTGGGCTTGGCGATGCCGACAAGATTGAGGACTTCGAAGTCCGCTGGCCGGATGGTGTACGGGAGAAGCTTTCTCCACCGGAGGTAGACCACATTTCTATCATTGAAGAAGGCAAGGGCATTCTGAAGGTGCAGAAGTGA
- a CDS encoding substrate-binding domain-containing protein produces MMNLFRASLALASVFSSAVYGFSQVAPPWSQGANNPAIQKGYEFHVADIDNVPDLHGNPADAQLVLFIGGNQFFVLPRLIAAFEQRHPELRGHIFYETLPPGILRKQMAADGILTLGNLTLQVKPDVYEAGARVLQEMQKDGQVQDVVEYATNDLEIMVRAGNPKGIHSLNDLGRPDVRLSMPNPEWEGVAKQIAASLRKAGGEPLYKSVYEDKVKSGDTRLTEIHHRQTPMRILSGQLDAGVTWSSEVRFQESIHNPIEGVAIPAEQNTTAIYAAGKVRNAPHPENAALWLEFLKSDEAQAIYHEYGFRPAAAHSEGK; encoded by the coding sequence ATGATGAATCTGTTTCGAGCTTCTCTGGCATTGGCTTCTGTATTTTCCAGTGCCGTATATGGGTTTTCACAGGTTGCGCCTCCCTGGAGCCAGGGGGCCAATAATCCCGCCATCCAGAAAGGATATGAATTTCATGTGGCGGACATCGACAATGTGCCGGACCTTCATGGCAATCCTGCCGATGCGCAATTGGTGCTCTTTATCGGCGGAAACCAGTTTTTTGTCTTGCCCAGGCTCATTGCGGCCTTTGAGCAGAGACACCCCGAACTGCGCGGACATATTTTCTATGAGACGCTGCCGCCGGGCATCCTGCGGAAACAGATGGCCGCAGACGGCATCCTGACGCTGGGCAACCTCACCTTGCAGGTGAAGCCTGACGTGTATGAAGCAGGAGCGCGGGTGCTGCAGGAAATGCAGAAAGACGGCCAGGTGCAGGACGTTGTGGAATACGCGACGAACGATCTGGAAATTATGGTGCGTGCGGGCAATCCCAAAGGCATCCATTCATTGAATGACCTGGGACGCCCTGATGTACGCCTGTCCATGCCCAATCCCGAATGGGAAGGCGTGGCAAAGCAGATTGCCGCATCGCTGCGCAAAGCTGGCGGCGAGCCTCTGTACAAGAGTGTGTATGAGGACAAAGTAAAGAGCGGAGACACCAGGCTGACCGAGATCCACCACCGCCAGACACCGATGAGGATCCTGAGCGGGCAACTGGATGCAGGCGTGACCTGGAGCTCGGAGGTCCGCTTTCAGGAAAGCATCCACAATCCTATCGAGGGAGTCGCGATTCCGGCAGAACAGAACACGACGGCCATCTACGCTGCCGGAAAGGTCCGGAATGCTCCGCATCCGGAAAATGCGGCGTTGTGGCTTGAGTTCCTGAAGAGCGATGAGGCGCAGGCCATCTATCACGAATACGGCTTCCGCCCGGCAGCAGCCCATTCGGAGGGCAAGTGA
- a CDS encoding c-type cytochrome → MQIVQQGKKIFDETPKYAGQYVGNKLSCNDCHIQSGTAAYAAPMIDLAGLFPMYNKRAGHVISLQNRIQECFARSEAGRPPAEDSPEMQALVAYVRWLSRDQVKGRPYPGRGLVKLPPLEGDPVRGKAVYARECAGCHGSDGAGVPPVLPAVWGPDSFNDGAGMNDPNKMAAFVIHNMPQNHPGTLTPQEAYDVSAFIHTMPRPKFNPAYKNY, encoded by the coding sequence ATGCAAATTGTGCAGCAAGGCAAGAAGATTTTTGATGAGACCCCGAAGTATGCGGGCCAGTATGTGGGCAACAAGCTGTCCTGCAATGATTGCCACATTCAGAGTGGGACGGCGGCTTATGCTGCACCCATGATTGACCTGGCGGGACTCTTCCCGATGTATAACAAGCGCGCCGGGCATGTGATTTCGCTGCAAAACCGCATCCAGGAGTGTTTTGCGCGCAGCGAGGCAGGCAGGCCGCCCGCCGAAGACAGTCCAGAGATGCAGGCACTGGTGGCTTACGTCCGGTGGCTGTCGCGGGACCAGGTGAAGGGAAGGCCTTATCCGGGACGTGGGCTGGTAAAACTGCCGCCGCTGGAAGGGGACCCGGTGCGAGGCAAGGCCGTCTATGCCCGGGAGTGTGCCGGATGTCATGGAAGCGACGGTGCCGGCGTGCCCCCGGTACTGCCGGCAGTGTGGGGGCCGGACTCCTTCAACGACGGCGCGGGGATGAATGATCCCAACAAGATGGCAGCATTTGTGATCCATAACATGCCGCAGAACCACCCGGGGACGCTGACCCCGCAGGAGGCCTATGATGTCTCGGCATTCATTCACACCATGCCGCGGCCGAAGTTCAATCCAGCCTATAAAAACTATTAA